One genomic region from Ignavibacteriales bacterium encodes:
- a CDS encoding T9SS type A sorting domain-containing protein codes for MKTIIYAILNIIIWSTTFAQTLPVPPRPLNAVSGSDFINLIWSMPRDQREEQIYSHVITGNIPNFMRQLNTVTAYANIGGNNHSVKYFVIPEYLAVGSDSDYFLTPMTPLLAQRICNALNCTMPTKKMVDQIYTSAPCKLRPQPIPPTPEMITVPVFDQHNDSVLSIRLPVLSQYPFGTLVGGTKKDVIISNNIYQNLHSNVPKPVVIYGWHQLNGVPIQPVYNGHEETYADYSHGIRLVLDSVLVDESPMTFTQLLANSDLSILVSDEGTILKPYYTIPGNSTPAPKTFGVLWNSSSSLKIYVQPLSGTTYKAFYGNDGLTFNDSTSEFADSIIVNNLPVDSIFYFRIRAKSGLGYSDFSEVLGGTVSESNPAVLIVNGFDRSSSGNTYNFIRQHGNAFKNNGYSFCSVTNDAVIQGYVSLQDFSIVDYILGDESTADETFNNSEQEIVKNYLKNGGKLFVSGAEIAWDLDYKGSSSDKDFIYNYLKSQYINDAPNGLAGTYYQAEPIANSIFDGTGTISYDDGTHGTINVRYPDVITGMNGGINCLQYSNVTNQFAAVYYEGIFPGGSTNGKVVFVGFPFETIYPDEKRNIFLSKVISFFNSPVNISENLISEPESFELYQNYPNPFNPTTTIKFNLPEAGMVKLTLYNILGQHIRTLVNEFKESGVHTINLDASELNSGMYIYKIESGSYTQTRKMTLVK; via the coding sequence TGGAGTATGCCTCGAGATCAAAGAGAAGAACAAATTTATTCTCATGTGATAACTGGTAACATTCCAAATTTTATGCGGCAATTAAACACTGTAACTGCCTATGCTAATATTGGCGGGAATAACCATTCAGTTAAGTACTTTGTTATTCCTGAGTATCTTGCAGTCGGTTCTGATTCAGACTATTTTCTAACACCGATGACTCCTTTGCTGGCACAAAGAATTTGTAATGCTCTTAACTGTACTATGCCAACAAAAAAAATGGTGGATCAGATTTATACTTCTGCCCCATGTAAACTGAGACCACAACCAATTCCACCTACTCCTGAAATGATAACCGTTCCGGTATTTGATCAACATAATGATTCTGTTTTGTCCATCAGACTTCCTGTTCTCTCACAATATCCATTCGGTACTTTGGTAGGTGGAACGAAGAAAGATGTTATAATCTCTAATAATATCTATCAGAACTTGCACTCGAATGTACCAAAGCCAGTAGTGATTTATGGTTGGCATCAGTTGAACGGAGTTCCGATTCAGCCGGTTTATAATGGACACGAAGAAACTTATGCGGATTATAGCCACGGAATTCGTTTAGTTTTAGATTCAGTTCTTGTAGATGAATCACCAATGACGTTTACACAGCTTTTAGCGAATTCTGATTTATCCATTCTGGTTAGTGATGAAGGAACAATTTTGAAACCTTATTACACAATTCCAGGCAATTCAACTCCTGCACCTAAAACTTTTGGTGTTTTATGGAATTCTTCATCGAGCTTAAAAATTTATGTTCAGCCTCTTTCCGGTACTACATATAAAGCGTTCTATGGAAATGATGGGTTGACTTTTAATGACTCCACTTCAGAATTTGCTGATAGCATTATTGTAAATAATTTACCTGTCGATTCAATTTTTTATTTTCGGATAAGAGCAAAAAGCGGTTTAGGTTACTCAGATTTCTCTGAAGTTTTAGGTGGAACCGTTTCAGAATCTAATCCAGCAGTGTTAATTGTAAATGGATTTGATAGAAGTTCTTCCGGCAATACATACAACTTTATTCGGCAGCACGGTAATGCTTTTAAAAATAATGGATATTCATTTTGTTCCGTTACTAATGATGCCGTAATTCAAGGTTATGTTTCACTGCAGGATTTTTCTATCGTAGATTATATTCTTGGTGATGAAAGCACTGCTGATGAAACATTTAACAACAGTGAACAGGAGATAGTAAAAAATTATTTAAAAAATGGAGGAAAACTTTTTGTTTCTGGTGCGGAGATAGCCTGGGACTTGGATTACAAGGGATCATCAAGTGATAAAGATTTTATTTACAATTATTTAAAAAGTCAGTATATCAATGATGCACCTAATGGTTTGGCTGGTACATATTATCAGGCAGAACCTATTGCAAATAGTATTTTTGATGGGACAGGTACAATTTCTTACGATGATGGTACACACGGAACAATTAATGTCAGGTATCCCGATGTTATTACAGGAATGAATGGGGGAATAAATTGTCTTCAATATTCTAATGTAACAAATCAGTTTGCGGCAGTTTACTATGAGGGAATTTTTCCTGGTGGAAGTACAAATGGTAAAGTCGTTTTTGTTGGATTCCCTTTTGAAACGATTTACCCAGACGAAAAACGAAATATTTTTTTAAGTAAAGTTATTTCATTTTTTAATTCTCCGGTAAATATATCAGAAAATTTAATTTCGGAGCCTGAATCATTCGAGCTTTATCAAAACTATCCAAATCCATTTAACCCAACTACAACAATTAAATTCAATTTACCTGAAGCAGGAATGGTAAAGTTAACTCTCTACAATATTCTTGGTCAGCATATAAGAACACTTGTAAATGAATTTAAAGAATCCGGAGTACATACAATAAACCTTGATGCAAGTGAACTCAATAGCGGAATGTACATATACAAAATAGAATCAGGTTCATATACCCAAACAAGAAAAATGACACTTGTTAAGTAA